TCGTCGCCAAGGCATGTCTCCCGAAAAGTCTTCGTTAAGACTCCCCTCAAGAAGACGTAAAAATCAATCATTTAAAGTAATTTCTGCCTAGATCAGATCATCAGTAAAAAAACATAATTTAGGCCAAAAGAAGAGAAGGCTTTTACAAAAGCCTTCTCTTAAGACAGACAAGATAAATTTCTTAGGTAAGTCCTAAGGGGTTATCTTGGTCCACCGCGTCCACCACCATGAGGCGCACGGCGTTGTTGCTCTTTAGCTTCATTGACAACAAGAGCTCGTCCGTGAAACTCTTTTTCATGAAGATCTTGCATCGCTTTTTCTCCACCTTCACGTGATTCCATTTCAACAAAACCGAATCCGCGAGACTGTCCAGTTTCTTTGTCTTTAATAATTTTTAGGCTCTTGACTTCGCCACATTCTGCGAACGCAGTGTGTAGTTCTTCTTCTGAGCATTCACGTGCAATATTAGCAACAAATAGTTTCATAGTATCTTCCTATATTTATTCGATCCAGGTGACCGTATGGTACTTGGTTTCATCAATTTGATTTTCTTTCTTAGCGACATAAACCGCCGCTACTGCGTCTCCTAGTATATTCACAACCGTTGCAAACATATCTCGAAGACGGTCAATTCCAGCGACTAAGGCTATCCCTTCCAAGGGAAGACCCATCGCATTTAGTACGATTGAGAGCATCACCAAACCACTTCCTGGAATTCCTGCCGTACCTACGGCAGAGACTAGAGTTGTAAACATCAAAATTATGATGTTGGTAAAGCTGACATCGATTCCATATGCTTGAGCAATAAAAATCGCCAGCACAGACTGTCCTATAGCCGTTCCATTCATATTAATGGTCGAGCCTAGGGATAGAACAAACCCCGAAATATCCGGAGAAAGCCCTAAATGGTCCCGAGCGCACTCTAAGTTGACCGGGAGGGTCGCAGAGCTACTGCTCGTAGTAAACGCTACAATAATAGCATCTTTCATCCCTTTAAAGAAAGGAGCAATCTCAAGCTTTGCTAAATACTTGAGAGAGAGTGTAAAGATAATTGAAACTTGAATTAAACAGGCGACAAAAATACATCCAATTGCCCAAAAAAGTGGGAGGATAATCTTGGAACCCAGGGCTCCTACAGCTGTTGCCATCAGAGCAAAAACTCCATAAGGAGCAAATTTCATCACCACGTGGGTTAGTTTTGCCATCACTTCGCTAAGAGATTCAATGAACCCAAGAACAGGCTTAGCCCTTTCTCCCGCCATACTAATAGCCAGGGCAAAAAGGATGGCAAACACGATAATTTGTAAAATATTTCCTTCAGCAAAAGCTGCAAAAGGATTTGAAGGGACAATAGCAAATAAAAAATCTATTAAGCTGAGGTTGCCATCACCTCCATGACCACTCGGAAGAGGAATTCCTAAATGCATTCCAGGTTTTACAACCAAAACAATAGCTAGACCAATGGTAATTGCTATAATCGTCGTTACGACATAAAAGAGTACCGTCCGCAGTCCAATCCTTCCGAGCTTCTTGGGATCACTAATATGACACATTCCCACAACAAGCGACGAAAAGACAATTAACCCCACAAGCATCTTAAGAAGGTCAATGAACGCCTTCCCGACCATCGATAGAATTTCCACCTGCTTGTTTAAGATCAAGCCGGTGATCACTCCAAGAACGAGTCCTATTAAGATTTTAAGCCAAGGTTTCATCGTAATTCGTTACTATGTTTGTTCATGATTCATATATCCTTTGTATGGTGGAAAAGAGCCTCTAACGAGGATCCGTTGAAAAGGTCTTTACAAAGGCATCCAGATTTCTCTGAAAAGCCCTTTTATAAACACTCATTTGGTGAAAAATGGTAAGCATCTGTCGCTTTCTCCCATTGAAGAATTACAATTTCACTCGAGTATAGCTTATTCTACAAAAAAAATCTAGAGAAGGTGCGCAAGCAAAGGCTTGCACACCAAAAAATGATCCGTAATTAGAAACGCATCGCGTCATAAATGAACCTAGGAAAAGCAGTCATGGTACTCCAAGTCCAGGAAAATCCATTTCCAAGAATGGAAAGGAGTTTTTTGCTATTTGCCTGTTCTCTGACTAGATCTAGCTGCGCTATACCTAGATCTCGCACTGCATTCGCACGCTCAAGCTCAACCCGACCATAATCATCTGCTTTTCTATTAATCTCAGCCACATTTCCTTCATGTTGCCCAACAGACACCTCATAGTTCTGTTCAGCATCGTAGCCAAAAGCCACGAAAATGCGCCCCAACGCCTGAATGACATTGCTAAGGGCCGCAAATGAATCTGCTGGAAGCTTTGCGAGTTGATAAAGCTGCGCAAGCCTTCCCTCTGCTTGTATATGCTCACCCACACGCGCTTCTAGCAGACCAAGGTCTGGGTCTGTCCCAAGAACCACCACAGCGACTCTATCAAGCATGTCTGCTTTGTTTTGAACAACTGCCTCCGGAGCTGCTTCAAGAAGTCGAACACGCTCCGCAAACAGATCGTTTTGTTTGCTTGCTTCGTCTAACAGTTTTTGGAGCTCTTTTTCCCTTTCACCTGCAACTTTTTCCGCTTCCCCCAACAGTCGTGCATGCTCGACTTTGAGTTCATTATTTGCGCTTTGTTGGCCCAATAAAGCTTGCTCTGTAGTAACCTGCGTTCTCCGCGCTTCTTCAACCTGTTTTTCTAAAAGCTCAACTTGCGCTCCAAGCCGCTCTTGTTCTTCTCCTGATAAATCAACTAATTCTCGGTGCTGGATCTCTAGCGCAGCAAACGCTTTTGTTTTTTCTTGCAAAGCTAACTTCAAGCGGCCAATTTCATCTGTATGAGCAGGAATTCCCTCTCTTTCTAGCTCCTCAATGCGGTCTTGAAGCGCTTGCGCTTCTTCTCCGAATTGCTTTTGAGCTGCTTCTAACTCCTCCGCGCCCCTTTCAACAGCTGCAGTAGCCTCTGTTAGCTCTTGGACAAAGGGCCCAACAACTTCCTGGTAGCTTTGTGCTAATGCAAGTTTTACACCTAGTTTATCGATTCCAGCTTGACGCTCCCTTCCATCAGCTGCTTGTTCAAGAACCTCTGTCGCCTTGAGCTCTTCGAGTTCCTGTTCCAAACGAACAATATACGCAGCCAATTTACCTGGAGAAATATTTAATACCTCATCTCTAATGCCAACCTTAAAAGTTAAGACTTCAATGCGTCCGGCAGACTCTCTACCAAGCTCTTTAAGCTCTATATTTCCTCTCGTAAGCCCTGCGATCTCTCCTTTCTGCTCATATGCATGCGTGACAAACTT
The window above is part of the Candidatus Neptunochlamydia sp. REUL1 genome. Proteins encoded here:
- a CDS encoding RNA recognition motif domain-containing protein, which translates into the protein MKLFVANIARECSEEELHTAFAECGEVKSLKIIKDKETGQSRGFGFVEMESREGGEKAMQDLHEKEFHGRALVVNEAKEQQRRAPHGGGRGGPR
- a CDS encoding dicarboxylate/amino acid:cation symporter, translating into MKPWLKILIGLVLGVITGLILNKQVEILSMVGKAFIDLLKMLVGLIVFSSLVVGMCHISDPKKLGRIGLRTVLFYVVTTIIAITIGLAIVLVVKPGMHLGIPLPSGHGGDGNLSLIDFLFAIVPSNPFAAFAEGNILQIIVFAILFALAISMAGERAKPVLGFIESLSEVMAKLTHVVMKFAPYGVFALMATAVGALGSKIILPLFWAIGCIFVACLIQVSIIFTLSLKYLAKLEIAPFFKGMKDAIIVAFTTSSSSATLPVNLECARDHLGLSPDISGFVLSLGSTINMNGTAIGQSVLAIFIAQAYGIDVSFTNIIILMFTTLVSAVGTAGIPGSGLVMLSIVLNAMGLPLEGIALVAGIDRLRDMFATVVNILGDAVAAVYVAKKENQIDETKYHTVTWIE